The segment GAGCGCGAGGCGGACCGTGTAGCCCTCTCCCGGAGCGAGGAAGGACGCGACGACGGTGACGGCGATCAGCCAGGCCTTGGGATTGACGAACTGAAACACCGCCGCTTCCCCGAAGCCGATCGGGCGCGCGAGCGGGGCATCCCGGAGCTCCGCCGCGCGCCACAATTTCCCCGCGAGCCACAGGAGATAGAGCGTGCCGACCAGCTTGAGGCCGAGCTGGATCCGGGGCTCGAACGCGAAAACGGCGCCGAGACCCGTTCCGACCGTCACGAGTTGGACGGTGACGCCGAAGGGAATCCCGAGGAGGTGGGGCCACGTGCGCCGCATTCCGAAGGCGAGGCCGGACGTCGTGAGCATCACGTTGTTCGGGCCGGGCGTGATCGACATCACCACGGTGTAGAGCGCGAGCGCGGCCAGCGATCCGAGATCCATCCCACAGGCCCTCTTCGGCCCCCGCCCGAGCACGATGGGGCCGCTCCATAATGGGCATGGGCGGGACGCGATTGCGCTTGAGAATTCGTCAGCCAGACCTGAGATGGTCTGCACGATGCGGCCGGGTCTCCGCCTCGCGCCGGCACCGATCAGGGCCGGCGGCTACCTCGGCGCGGGCGTGGATGCGGCGAAGGCGTGGGCGAGATTTCCTCAGTTCGGCGCAAAGGTTTCTCACTCCTTGTGCGGGATCGAGCGACTTAGTCTTCGCGGCAGAGAACACGCCCCGGGAGGGGATCATGAAGGCTGAGATCGGCGGTCCGATCGACGGTGAGACCGAGCGGCGCATTCGCGATAGCTTCGGGCGACAGGGGCTCATGGCTCATCTCGGCGCGACGTTGCACGAAGTCCGGCACGGTCTCGTTTCCATCCGGATGCCGTTCCGGGCGGAGCTGTCGCAGCAGCATGGATACTTCCATGCCGGCGGCACGTCGGCGATCGCGGATTCGGCGGGCGGATACGCGGCATATACGACCTTTCCGGCGGCAAGCTCCGTTCTGACCGTGGAGTTGAAGATTAACCTCCTCAATCCGGCATATGGGGAAGCCCTCGAGGCGCGCGGAACCGTGATCAAGGCCGGTCGAACACTCACCGTCTGCCAGATCGAGGTGTTCGCGGAGCGGGACGACGAGAGGGTCCTCGTCGCCCTCGCGCAGCAGACGCTGATCTGCCTGGAAGGACGGCGGGATACGCCGGCCGGCCCGCGTTGATCGCCATCACCTGCGGAGAGGCACGCCGTTCATCCCGGAACATTCCGTCTGGCAGATCTCACCGACACCAAGGAACGGTGGGATCTGACGATAGGGGAGCATGTTGGACTCGGCCCAAGCAATCGACACCATTGCCGCTGCGTTGCGCGAGGAGGACGCCGTCGCCGCCCTCTTCTTGAGCGGTAGCTACGCCACGGGGACGCAGGACGATTACAGCGACTTGGATTTCGTGGTGGTGTCACCAGGCGGTCCCTCGGATCATGTCGTCGAGACATGGCGCGGCGCGGTGGTGCGCACGGGCGAAATCGTCTTCTGGCGGGATCGTCGTCCCCAGGCCGCTCTGATTAATGCGATTACGGATGATTGGCTGCGGATCGACGTCACGATCGTTACGCCCGAGCAGATAAGCTCGCAGCCGAGGAGCCCGCTTCAGCCCTTAATCGATCGTGACGAGATCTCCGACAAAGTGGTGACGCCCGCAGGGCGAACGGGTGCGGATCCTCGCCTTGCGAGATATCAGTTCGAAGAGTTCATCCGGGTTCTGGGACTTGTTTCGGTGGCAGCGGGCCGAGAAGAGTACATCAACGGGGTCACCGGGATCTTCCATCTGCGCAATCTCCTCATCGAGCTTCTGGTGGAGGAGACGGGCGCGCCAGAGAGGGGTGGTGCGTTGCACCTAAACAGGTTGATATCCGACGAGCAAAAGGCCCTGCTGCAGGCATTGCCGCTCCCGGTCGCAACGCGCGAGGGAATGATTACCGCGCACCTCGCCTATGCCGCAGCCTACCTCCCCCGCGCCCGCCGGCTCGCCCGTATATGGGGTGTCGACTGGCCGGAGCGCTTCGAAACGGCCACCTGGAAGCGGCTCCACGACACGCTTTCGATAGAGCCGCCCTATGCACGCGCCTGACGCGGGATGCCGTCAAATGCGCGCCCGCGCCGGTTTCGAGCGCCACCCGGCTTTCCCGAGGCGACCCGCGCCTCCGCGGCTGCGCTGGCTGGCGAGAGGGGGCGGACAGATCGAGGGACGTCGTGGCAAGGCGGTGTTCGCTGGCTGGGCGCCGATCGACGCGTTCGGCGTACGCTGGGCTACGGTTTGCGGACGCCGATCCCTCCAACAGATTGCTGTTCACACCGGAAAACTGCGCAGTAAGGCCCACCGCATCCTCGTCGACGACACCGGCCGACTGCGATCCCTCTGCCTTCAACCATGGATCGAACGGGTCATGAATTAGGCGCGCCGGTATAACAGCACGGTCTCCAGCGGTTCGCGCAGCTCCAGTGCGCGAGGAGTTGGCTTCATTTTCGAGCTGCTCGTCACGAAGAAGCGATCGTCGAAGAGTTCGCGCGGGGAGGCGAGCGCGCGAAACGTCGCCACCTGGCTCATGCCGAGCAGCCTCGCCGTCTGACCAACGTTCGAGGTGACGAGAAAACGGCAGGACCTCCAGAAGGTTGAAGCCGATCGTCCGGAAATTCTGCTCGAGCGTCCTCGCGGCCTCCCCATCCGACGTTATCCATGATGTGGATGATGAGTTTCCGCAAATCGGCATGGCGGAATAACGGAGGCGACCTCACTCTTGGACATGTCAGCGGACGGTGCCTTTCTCGAACACGTCGGAGGGCGCGCTCGCTTGAACTGTAGCGAGGTCTTCATGCACGACGACGACCGCAAGGCGGTGTTCTCCATGACGCGGCGCGAGACCTTGCGCGCCGGAACGGCCACGGCCGCCGCGGCGGTTCTCGCACCCGCTGCGTCCGCCCAGACGGACACCGCCCTCGTGCCCGGCGTCTCTCCCGAGCCCGGAGAGACGACAACAATCAACGTCGTGATCAACGGCGAGCCCAAGAGCATCGCCGTGGATACGCGCGCCTCGCTCCTCGACCTCCTACGCGAGCGACTCGCCCTGACCGGCGCCAAAAAGGGCTGCGATCACGGCCAGTGCGGCGCGTGCACCGTGCATGTCGACGGCCGGCGCGTCGCCTCATGTCTGACGCTGGCCGCCAAGGTGGACGGGCGCGAGGTGACCACCATCGAGGGCCTGTCCGACGGCGAGACACTGCACCCGATGCAGCAGGCGTTCATCGACCACGACGCGCTCCAGTGCGGCTACTGCACTCCGGGCCAGATCATGGCCGCGGTCGCCTGCGTCGCCGAGGGCAACGCCACCTCGCCGGAGCGCATCCGCGAATATATGAGCGGCAACATCTGCCGCTGTGGCGCCTACGTCGGCATCGTCGCCGCGATTCAGGACGCCGCCGCCGAGATGGAGCGCGGCTGATGGAGCCCTTCACCTACACCCGCCCCACGAGCGTCCCCGCGGCCATCGCCGCCTTCGCCGAGGCCGGAGAGCGCGCCCGCTATATCGCCGGCGGCACGACGCTCTACGACCTCATGAAGCTCGGCGTCGACACCCCGGCGCACCTCGTCGACGTCGGCGCCATCGCCGGGCTCGACCGGATCGACACCGCCGGCGATACGCTGCGCTTCGGCGGCGGAGCGCCGATGGCGGACGTCGCGGCCGATCCGGTCGTCGCGGGCGAGTATCCGGTGCTCGCCGAGGCACTTTGGAAGGCCGCCTCGCAGCAGCTGCGCAACATGGCGACCGTCGGCGGCAACCTGCTGCAGCGCACCCGGTGCCTGTACTTCCGCCACGGCGCGGGCGGGCTCTACCCGTGCAACAAGCGCGAGCCCGGCTCGGGCTGCGCCGCGATCGGCGGGCTCGACCGGGGACAGGCGGTGCTCGGCCAGTCGGACGCCTGCACCGCCGTCTCGCCGGGCGATTGGCCGGTCGCCCTCGTCGCGCTGGATGCATCGGTGGAGGTCGAGGGGCCGGAGGGGGCGCGAACGTTCCCCGTCGCCGACCTCTACCGCCTCCCCGGCGAGACGCCGCATCTGGAATTCACGCTGCGGCCGGGGGAGATCGTCACCGCGATCACCGTGCCCGCGACGGCGGCCGGGCGCCGCTCGACCTACCACAAGGTGCGCGAGCGCGAGAGCTACGCCTTCGCGCTGGCCTCCGCCGCGGTGGCGCTGGAGATGGACGGCAACACGGTCGCCGAGGCCCGCATCGCGCTCGGCGGCGTCGCGACGGTTCCCTGGCGCGCCCGTGCGGCCGAGGCCGTGCTCGCCGGAGCCACGCTGACGCGCGATCGCGCGCTGGAGGCCGGCCGCGCCGCGTTCGCGGATGCCCGGTCGGGCCGCCACAACGCCTTCAAGATCCCCCTCGGCGCCGAAACCGTCGCCGATGCCGTCATGATCGCCGCCGGGAGGACCCTGTGATGCTGACCCCCACGAAGGACCGCCTGCGCATCGACGCGCGCGAAAAAGTTCTCGGCCGTCCCATCTTCGCGGCCGACGTCCCACTACCCGGCCTCCTCCACGCGATGACGACCCCCGCGCGGATCGCCAGGGGCCGCATCACGGCGATCGACACCGCGGCCGCCGTGGCGGTGCCGGGCGTGGTTCGCGTCTTCACGCACGAAGATTTCTCCGGCATCCGCGTGACACCGGCGACACTCGGCGGCAACCAGCCCGGCTTCCAGCCGATGACGGGGCCCGACGTCGTCTTCCGCGGCCAGCCGGTCGCGCTCGTCGTCGCCGAGACGCTGGAGGCGGCGAGCGAGGCCGCCCGCCTCGTCGACGTCACCTATGACGCGGCGTCCTTCACCGCGACGATGGACGACCCGGGCGCCGAGCCTCAGCCGTTCGAGACGACCATCGAGGCGGGCGACGCCGCCGCAGCCTTCGCCACCTCGGAGATGACGGTGGAGGCCGAGTACCGCCTCGCGCAGAACCACCACAACCCGATCGAGATGATCTCGACCACGGCGCACTTCGAGGACGGCCGCCTCGTCGTGCGGGAGGGGACGCAGAACTCCAACTCGATGCGGGCTGCCACCGCCGGGGCGCTCGGCCTCGACCCCGGCGCGGTCGATGTCTTGAGCCCCTACTGCGGCGGCGGGTTCGGGCAGAAGAACGTCCTTCAGCTCCAGTCTGTGCTGGTCTCGCGCGCGGCCATGATGCTGGGCCGGCCGGTCAAGCTGGTGATGCCGCGTGCACAACTCTTCCACACCGCCTCGCACCGCCCGGCGAGCCGCCACCATATCCGTCTCGGTGCCTCGCGGGACGGGCGCATCGCAGCGGTGCTCTACGATACCGAGCAGGAGAACGCGCGCTACGACCACTTCTTCCGCACCGGCTACCACGAGGCGACGAGCCGGCATTACGGCATCCCCGCCTACCGCGGGCGCGAGCGGCTGGTGCGGATCGACACCAGTCCGCCCGGTCACATGCGCGCCCCGCACGAGCACCCCGGCAGCTTCGCGCTCGAATGCGCCGTCGACGAGCTGGCGGGCGGCCTCGGCATGGACCCGGTCGCGCTGCGCCTCGCCAACGACGCCGCGCGCGATCCCGTCACCGGAAAACCCTTCTCGAGCCGCACCCTTGGCCAGTGTCTCTCGCGCGGCGCCAAGCTGTTCGGCTGGGACGACCGAAGCGCCGAGCCGGGCTCGATGGTGGCGGGCGACGGCTCGCTGATCGGCTGGGGCGTCGCCGCCGGCATCTACAAGGGGTCGATGTTCCCCTGCGTTGCGCGGCTGCGCGTGCAGGCGAACGGGGTCACGCGGCTGTCGCTGTCGGGCCACGAGATGGGCCAGGGCTTCCGCAGCGTCGCGGGCGCGGAGCTGATGGAGCTTTTGTCGATCGACGCCGACCGGCTCGAGATCCGCTGCGGCGACACCTCCGCGGTCCAGCAGCACCACACCGCGGGCTCGTGGGGCGCCGCCGGCGCGGCGTCTGCGATACGCGCGGTCGCCGAGAAGTTCATCGCGGCGCTGACCGATCTCGGCGGCGCGCTCAGCCCCGGGGAGAGCGTCCACCAGCGGCTGATGGCGCTCAAGCGGCCGGTGCTGGAGGTGGAGGTCGAGCATCTGGGGACCAGCCAGGGGCCCGAGGCGCTCGAAACGCTGCGCCGGGGCGGTGTGGCGGTCGTCGGACCGGAATACCCGGACTTCGTGTCGTTCTCGTGGATCGCGCACTTCGTCGAGGTCCGCGTCGAACCGTCGACCCGGCGGATCCGCGTGCCGCGCGTCGTCTCGGTGGCGGACTGCGGGCGGGTGATGAACCGCCGCACCGCGACGAGCCAGGTCCAAGGCGGCGTCGTCTGGGGCATCGGCGCGGCGCTCCGGGAGGCGGCCGAGATCGACCCCGCCACCGGCTTCGTCCTCAATGCCGACCTCGCCGACTACGTGGTGCCGGTGAACGCCGACATCGGCGACATCACCGTTGAGCTCCTCGACGTCCCCGACCCTATGCTCAACGCCTCTGGCGTGCGCGGCGTCGGCGAGGTCGCGATGGTCGGCGCCGCGGCGGCGGTCGCCAACGCCGTCCACCACGCGACCGGGCGGCGCGTACGGCATCTGCCGATCCGCATCGAGGATCTTCTCTGACGGTCCGGGCGGCCCGACCACCCCGACCGGCGCCCCGCCCAGCCTCACCTTCGGGGCCACGCGCGGCCGGATCCACCGGCGGTGGCACCCGTCCATCGTGAGAGGCCCCGCCCATTGTGAAAGGAGCGCGTTCCATGCAGTCGCGTCGCGAGATCCTGCACGTCCTCGCCGCGGGAGCCGGCCTGTCCGCCACACCGGTGGCCGCGCTGGGAGAGCCCGTCCGGCTCGATCCCACACCCTCCTGCGCCGATGACGGCGAACCGACGCCCACCGCCACCAGGGGCCCCTACTTCCGTCCGGGAAGCCCGGAGCGGGCGGACGTCACCGGGGGCCGGGCGGAGGGAACGCCGCTCTTCGTCGGCGGCAGGGTGCTGGGGCGCGATTGCCGCCCCGTCGCCCGCGCCCTCGTCGACCTCTGGCAGGCGGACGACAGCGGACGTTACGACACGAGCGGCAACCATCTGCGCGGCCACCAGTACACCGACGAGGGCGGCCGCTGGGCCTTCGCGACCATCGTCCCGGCGCCCTACACCTTCCGCAGCATGCACATCCATTTCCGCGTGCAGCGGCCGGGCGGAGCGGTGCTCACCACCCAGGTCTTCTTCCCCGGCGACCCCGGCCACGACCGCGACCCGCAGTTCGACCCGCGCCTCGTCCTCACGGTGTCGCGCGAGAGCGGCACCCGCCGCGGCCGCTTCGATTTCGTCCTTGCTTGACCTTCTTCGACGACAGGAGACACACATGACGACCGAGACCGAGATCTCCGGTACCCCCGCGTCCCGGCTCGACGTCACCGTCGCCCGCCAGCCACGCCTGATCATACCGGCGCTGCGGGACTTCTACGACCGGTTCGAAGGCGTGAGCTACGCGCTCCTGAGGGCCGCGTTCGGCCTGACCATCATCACCCACGGCATCCCGAAGATGCTCGGGATCCCGCACGGCTCAATGGCCGACCCGATGGCGGGCTCGACCAACCTCATCGGCAACGTGCTCAGCTTGCCGTTCGCCCCGCAGCTCGCGATGGTGGTCGCGCTGCTGGAGACCTTTGGCGGTCTCGCCGTCGCGCTCGGCCTCGCGACGCGCGTGTTCGCGCCGATGCTCGCCGTCCAGATGGCAGCGATCTGCCTCGCGATCGGCCCGACCTATCCCTGGATCGACCGGGACATCGAGTATCCGATCATGCTCGGCTTCGTAGCGCTCGCCATCGCGATCCGAGGCGGCGGCCCTTACTCGCTCGACCGCCGCCTCGGCATCGAACTCTAGGACCGCCCGGCCGCAAGTGTCCCGAGGTGCCTCGCGAAGAACGAGGCGAGCCGTTCGACGGCCGGGTCGACATATTCGGCCCTGTGGTAGAGGTCGTAGTGGCCGGCGCCTTCGATGACGAAGACGTCCTTGTCGCGTGCCGGGGACAGCTCCACCAAACGATGGCCGGCCTCGTATTGGCCGGTTTTTCCCCGCCGCCCGCCGACAATCGCGAGAAGCGGTTGAACCAGAAGCTCCGGCACCAGGGCGAACGCGTCGAACGCCAGGATGTGGGCGTAGCTGCGGAAAAGCAGACGGTTGCTCGAATTCGGGTGCCGGTACTTGGACTCGCGGTAGAACGCGATCGCCTCCAGAAGCTCCCCGTCGTCGATCCCGGCGTCCTGCGCCGCCTTGAGACTGTCCGGAATCCACGGATCACGCCGCGCCGCGGCGCCGCGGGCTTCGGCGGTGCGTTGCCGGCCGAGCTCCCCTAGCGTTCCGAGGAGCGCCTCGCGCGGCTGCATGGTGCGAAACGCGTGGCCGATGTCGGTGGCGACGACCGTGCCCAGCGCCTTGAAGCGATGATCGGTCAACGCGGCGCCGATCGCGTAGCCGCCGCCCGCGCAGATGCCGAGGAGGCCGAGGCGCTCCTCGTCGACGAAGGGCAGCGTCACCAGAAAGTCGGCCGCGCAGCGGATATCCTCGACACGGACGGCCGGGTCTTCGAGGTCCCGCGGCTCGCCGCCGCTCTCGCCCTGTTAGGACGGGTCGAACGTCAGCGCGATAAACCCGCGCGCGGCGAGACGCGCCGCGTAGTTCGCGCCGATCTGCTCCTTCACGCTGCTTCCGGGCGTCGCGATCACGAGGGCGGGGTGGCGTCCGGTCTCGTCGAACCCGTCCGGAACGTGAAGTGTCGCCGCGACGTCGATGTCTCTGTTCTTGAACGAGACCCGTTCCATCCATGGTCCTTTGTGATCGGTGCCCTGAGTCATCGTGCTTGGCGCGCCGCCGCCCCAAGGGTTCCGCGGCCGTCGCCGTCAAACCTCGCGCGGGAGCGTTTCGACGGCACGGCCCGTGATCGCGACGCCGGCGCCGGCTCGGAGAGGCCGCCCACGGGACGGCGCCTCGTGGGCGGCCGCCGGCATGCGCCCTGTGGGTGCTCCGAAGGTCAGCCGCAGCCGGCGGGCCGAGACGGGATCGCGATGTCCCTTCAGGGTGAGAGTTTCGGTTCCCGCGTCGACGAGCCGGCACGTCGAGGGCGGCACGAGCGCCACCGACGCGACGATCTCCCCCGCCCTCGCCGTGCCGCAAAGGCGGGCACACACGTTGACGGTACGCCCGAGGATCGTCGCGTCCGCACGGTCGCCGACGGCGATCGTCGCCTCAACCACTTCGCCGTCCATCAGGCCGATCCCGACACCACGCGCCGTCCGCGCCGCAGCGGTCCGGCGCAGGATCTCGGCGGCGGCGTCGAAGGCGCGGTCGATGCGGTCCGGCCCGTCGAAGCGGGCTATAAGGCCGTCCCCGATCAGCCGGTCGACGTCGCCGCCGTGCGCCTCGACCGCGGCGAAGCCAATCCCGGCGATGGTCGTCACGAGCGCGGCCGTCGCGTCCGGCGAGGCCGTCTCGGCGAAGCTCGAGAAGTCGCGGATGTCCATGAAGAGGACCGTGCAGTCGGAACGCCGCGCCCGCTCAGGAGCGAGTGCCGAGGTGCGCACATGACGCGACACGAACCGCGCGATCCGGTCGCGCGCGGAGCTCAGCGTCTCGGAGCGCCGGTCGATCTCGTTCTGCGTCTGCGCCACAAGGAACAGCGCGATCCCGACGGCGACGACGAGGGCGAGGCCGAGGCCGCCGATCCAGCTCATGATGCTGGCGCCGATCACCTCGTCGAGCGGGGTGGACGCCTGGAGCGTCGCGATCACGACCGGGCCACCCGCCCCCGGCACCACGCTGGCGACGAGCCAGGCGGGGATCGGCTGCTCGATCGCCTTGAAGAGCCGCGCATCGGGCGTCGAAAGCTGATCGGCGATGTAGGCGACGATGTCCTTGCGCCGTTCGCGGCCGAGCGCGGGGCAGGCCGGTCCCTCGTTGACGTAAGCGGTTCCCGCCGGGGCGATGAGGGCGACGCAGGTCAGGGAGAACATCTCGGCCTTCTCGGCGAGGAGCGCCTGCGTCCGGGCGGCGTCGGCCGGCTCCGGGA is part of the Acuticoccus sediminis genome and harbors:
- a CDS encoding FAD binding domain-containing protein, which gives rise to MEPFTYTRPTSVPAAIAAFAEAGERARYIAGGTTLYDLMKLGVDTPAHLVDVGAIAGLDRIDTAGDTLRFGGGAPMADVAADPVVAGEYPVLAEALWKAASQQLRNMATVGGNLLQRTRCLYFRHGAGGLYPCNKREPGSGCAAIGGLDRGQAVLGQSDACTAVSPGDWPVALVALDASVEVEGPEGARTFPVADLYRLPGETPHLEFTLRPGEIVTAITVPATAAGRRSTYHKVRERESYAFALASAAVALEMDGNTVAEARIALGGVATVPWRARAAEAVLAGATLTRDRALEAGRAAFADARSGRHNAFKIPLGAETVADAVMIAAGRTL
- a CDS encoding PaaI family thioesterase gives rise to the protein MKAEIGGPIDGETERRIRDSFGRQGLMAHLGATLHEVRHGLVSIRMPFRAELSQQHGYFHAGGTSAIADSAGGYAAYTTFPAASSVLTVELKINLLNPAYGEALEARGTVIKAGRTLTVCQIEVFAERDDERVLVALAQQTLICLEGRRDTPAGPR
- a CDS encoding DoxX family protein; the encoded protein is MTTETEISGTPASRLDVTVARQPRLIIPALRDFYDRFEGVSYALLRAAFGLTIITHGIPKMLGIPHGSMADPMAGSTNLIGNVLSLPFAPQLAMVVALLETFGGLAVALGLATRVFAPMLAVQMAAICLAIGPTYPWIDRDIEYPIMLGFVALAIAIRGGGPYSLDRRLGIEL
- a CDS encoding LysE family translocator; its protein translation is MDLGSLAALALYTVVMSITPGPNNVMLTTSGLAFGMRRTWPHLLGIPFGVTVQLVTVGTGLGAVFAFEPRIQLGLKLVGTLYLLWLAGKLWRAAELRDAPLARPIGFGEAAVFQFVNPKAWLIAVTVVASFLAPGEGYTVRLALVCAVFTVVGLPCMAVWAAFGAGLRKMLRDPEKLRFLNRAMAALAALTAGLFWI
- a CDS encoding alpha/beta hydrolase codes for the protein MERVSFKNRDIDVAATLHVPDGFDETGRHPALVIATPGSSVKEQIGANYAARLAARGFIALTFDPS
- a CDS encoding (2Fe-2S)-binding protein: MHDDDRKAVFSMTRRETLRAGTATAAAAVLAPAASAQTDTALVPGVSPEPGETTTINVVINGEPKSIAVDTRASLLDLLRERLALTGAKKGCDHGQCGACTVHVDGRRVASCLTLAAKVDGREVTTIEGLSDGETLHPMQQAFIDHDALQCGYCTPGQIMAAVACVAEGNATSPERIREYMSGNICRCGAYVGIVAAIQDAAAEMERG
- a CDS encoding adenylate/guanylate cyclase domain-containing protein — its product is MPNAHASDVAAGPATDLIETDFPSLARRPAPRPTGAANPYPLLRRFLVVVLPVLALALTGLLIASVHALSTIAERVYEADAAGRHVSMAAIVGTAAPDALEAIAGGRFPEPADAARTQALLAEKAEMFSLTCVALIAPAGTAYVNEGPACPALGRERRKDIVAYIADQLSTPDARLFKAIEQPIPAWLVASVVPGAGGPVVIATLQASTPLDEVIGASIMSWIGGLGLALVVAVGIALFLVAQTQNEIDRRSETLSSARDRIARFVSRHVRTSALAPERARRSDCTVLFMDIRDFSSFAETASPDATAALVTTIAGIGFAAVEAHGGDVDRLIGDGLIARFDGPDRIDRAFDAAAEILRRTAAARTARGVGIGLMDGEVVEATIAVGDRADATILGRTVNVCARLCGTARAGEIVASVALVPPSTCRLVDAGTETLTLKGHRDPVSARRLRLTFGAPTGRMPAAAHEAPSRGRPLRAGAGVAITGRAVETLPREV
- a CDS encoding nucleotidyltransferase domain-containing protein, with the translated sequence MLDSAQAIDTIAAALREEDAVAALFLSGSYATGTQDDYSDLDFVVVSPGGPSDHVVETWRGAVVRTGEIVFWRDRRPQAALINAITDDWLRIDVTIVTPEQISSQPRSPLQPLIDRDEISDKVVTPAGRTGADPRLARYQFEEFIRVLGLVSVAAGREEYINGVTGIFHLRNLLIELLVEETGAPERGGALHLNRLISDEQKALLQALPLPVATREGMITAHLAYAAAYLPRARRLARIWGVDWPERFETATWKRLHDTLSIEPPYARA
- a CDS encoding intradiol ring-cleavage dioxygenase produces the protein MQSRREILHVLAAGAGLSATPVAALGEPVRLDPTPSCADDGEPTPTATRGPYFRPGSPERADVTGGRAEGTPLFVGGRVLGRDCRPVARALVDLWQADDSGRYDTSGNHLRGHQYTDEGGRWAFATIVPAPYTFRSMHIHFRVQRPGGAVLTTQVFFPGDPGHDRDPQFDPRLVLTVSRESGTRRGRFDFVLA
- a CDS encoding xanthine dehydrogenase family protein molybdopterin-binding subunit encodes the protein MLTPTKDRLRIDAREKVLGRPIFAADVPLPGLLHAMTTPARIARGRITAIDTAAAVAVPGVVRVFTHEDFSGIRVTPATLGGNQPGFQPMTGPDVVFRGQPVALVVAETLEAASEAARLVDVTYDAASFTATMDDPGAEPQPFETTIEAGDAAAAFATSEMTVEAEYRLAQNHHNPIEMISTTAHFEDGRLVVREGTQNSNSMRAATAGALGLDPGAVDVLSPYCGGGFGQKNVLQLQSVLVSRAAMMLGRPVKLVMPRAQLFHTASHRPASRHHIRLGASRDGRIAAVLYDTEQENARYDHFFRTGYHEATSRHYGIPAYRGRERLVRIDTSPPGHMRAPHEHPGSFALECAVDELAGGLGMDPVALRLANDAARDPVTGKPFSSRTLGQCLSRGAKLFGWDDRSAEPGSMVAGDGSLIGWGVAAGIYKGSMFPCVARLRVQANGVTRLSLSGHEMGQGFRSVAGAELMELLSIDADRLEIRCGDTSAVQQHHTAGSWGAAGAASAIRAVAEKFIAALTDLGGALSPGESVHQRLMALKRPVLEVEVEHLGTSQGPEALETLRRGGVAVVGPEYPDFVSFSWIAHFVEVRVEPSTRRIRVPRVVSVADCGRVMNRRTATSQVQGGVVWGIGAALREAAEIDPATGFVLNADLADYVVPVNADIGDITVELLDVPDPMLNASGVRGVGEVAMVGAAAAVANAVHHATGRRVRHLPIRIEDLL